A genomic window from Periweissella cryptocerci includes:
- a CDS encoding CPBP family intramembrane glutamic endopeptidase, whose product MQQTTKVPSWTKRVLIFVGMVLLVVFVPVIIQLGGKSPVGWVKYGSLLAYVVVYIGIALLAWRLIKPYLTVPQFKKFTSSEINTIFKMYGLVILTTFVFNFLIVKVNHVSDTANQENIKSVLSMNHAVLVVFALAAVFIAPFVEEFIFRGLVVNYFFRKNNWWFNIVLSGVLFSLVHASNNILGYLLYATVGGILAYTYKKSGQIKMSIGVHMVNNAVAMAMTLYTVVSAK is encoded by the coding sequence ATGCAACAAACAACTAAAGTACCTAGCTGGACGAAGCGTGTCTTGATTTTTGTGGGGATGGTTTTACTGGTAGTTTTTGTACCCGTGATTATTCAATTAGGTGGGAAGTCACCAGTCGGGTGGGTTAAATACGGCAGTTTACTAGCTTACGTAGTGGTTTATATTGGAATTGCTTTGCTTGCATGGCGACTAATTAAACCCTATCTAACTGTCCCACAGTTCAAGAAGTTTACGAGCTCAGAAATCAATACAATTTTTAAAATGTACGGGTTAGTGATTCTGACAACATTTGTGTTCAACTTTTTAATCGTAAAAGTTAACCATGTTAGTGATACTGCTAATCAGGAAAATATTAAATCCGTGCTAAGCATGAATCACGCAGTGTTGGTTGTGTTCGCGCTAGCTGCTGTATTTATTGCTCCGTTTGTGGAAGAGTTTATCTTTCGTGGTTTAGTCGTCAACTACTTTTTCCGTAAAAATAATTGGTGGTTTAACATTGTCCTCAGTGGGGTTTTGTTTTCACTCGTACATGCCAGTAACAATATCCTAGGTTATCTGTTGTATGCCACGGTGGGTGGAATCTTAGCTTACACGTATAAAAAAAGTGGGCAGATCAAGATGTCAATTGGGGTTCATATGGTAAACAATGCCGTTGCGATGGCGATGACCTTGTACACAGTGGTGAGTGCGAAATAA
- a CDS encoding DUF1093 domain-containing protein: MKKMITIIIALVVIIGIFIGINKAASYKHDRYDGQPVYFTAPAAPKQTVMRDDNGKVILDSKGKKSPIYSYKHVKTYTKTGQTKYIEFDWEGSTPMQQDAPYTASASKTIVVKGPNTIAADKIPANIKKILNLK, encoded by the coding sequence ATGAAAAAAATGATTACTATCATCATCGCACTTGTCGTAATTATCGGCATTTTTATCGGTATTAATAAGGCCGCTAGTTATAAACACGACCGTTACGATGGCCAACCTGTTTATTTCACGGCGCCAGCTGCACCTAAACAAACCGTAATGCGTGATGACAACGGTAAAGTTATCTTGGATAGCAAAGGCAAGAAATCACCAATTTATTCATACAAGCACGTTAAGACTTACACGAAAACTGGTCAAACTAAGTACATCGAATTTGACTGGGAGGGTTCAACTCCCATGCAACAAGATGCCCCTTATACGGCTTCGGCATCGAAAACCATTGTGGTCAAAGGTCCTAACACCATTGCAGCAGACAAGATCCCTGCTAACATCAAAAAAATATTGAATCTCAAGTAA
- the pcrA gene encoding DNA helicase PcrA gives MLVQDFTAGMNDKQTEAVLHTQGPLLIMAGAGSGKTRVLTHRIAYLVEEKDVNPWNILAITFTNKAAREMKERVAQLLSAEDANAVWVSTFHSLAVRILRREIDRIGYDRNFTIADPSSQRTLVKRIMNEQNIDTQKYDPRSILGAISNAKNAMQTPKAYAELAAAPFEKIVADVYTEYQRQLRIAQSVDFDDLIMLTIQLFEQAPDVLSFYQNKFQYIHVDEYQDTNDAQYTIVNMLARRFKNICVVGDADQSIYGWRGANMDNIMNFEKDYPEATTVMLEQNYRSTSTILDAANAVIDNNSVRLPKKLWTENNEGDKITYYRGQSETDEAFFIISKIKEYVEAGTYNYGDFAVLYRTNAQSRSVEENLVKSNIPYTMVGGSKFYDRKEIRDVLAYLTLVTNPADNMSFERVVNEPKRGIGATSIDKLRAFANDANMHLLEAAQNVDLANGLSARAKNSIAEFGILMDNLHKQREFLNITEMTEQILDKTGYLKLLKSQNTLEAQARVENLEEFLSVTKQFDKKYEPETEDSDMFVDFLADLALVSDLDNVEEEASEVTLMTLHAAKGLEFPVVFLIGLEEGIFPLSRAMLEDNELEEERRLAYVGITRAKQKLFITNAYSRLLYGRTQSNQASRFINEIPSELIEYANPSAGSFGGTQARRDVPFSGRTRAATATTYTRPKSTAVVSNAGTGADKKSWNPGEKVAHKKWGIGTVVKVNGTGEDAELDIAFPEQGIKRLLAAFAPIEKVE, from the coding sequence ATCTTGGTACAAGACTTTACAGCAGGGATGAACGATAAACAAACCGAGGCAGTTTTGCATACGCAAGGACCTTTATTAATCATGGCCGGAGCTGGCTCAGGTAAAACCCGGGTTTTGACACACCGAATTGCTTACTTGGTCGAAGAAAAAGATGTTAATCCTTGGAACATTTTGGCGATTACCTTTACGAATAAGGCTGCCCGTGAAATGAAGGAACGGGTTGCCCAACTTTTGAGTGCCGAAGATGCTAATGCCGTTTGGGTTTCAACTTTCCACAGTTTGGCCGTGCGGATTTTACGGCGGGAAATTGACCGAATTGGTTATGACCGTAACTTTACGATTGCTGACCCATCTTCACAGCGCACGTTAGTTAAGCGCATCATGAATGAACAAAACATTGATACGCAAAAGTATGACCCACGTTCAATTCTTGGTGCGATTTCAAACGCTAAAAACGCTATGCAAACACCAAAAGCCTACGCTGAATTAGCAGCGGCACCATTTGAAAAAATTGTGGCAGATGTGTATACCGAATACCAACGTCAATTGCGAATTGCACAAAGCGTTGATTTTGATGATTTAATCATGCTTACAATTCAATTATTTGAACAGGCCCCAGACGTATTAAGCTTTTACCAAAATAAATTTCAATATATTCACGTCGATGAATACCAAGATACCAATGACGCGCAATACACAATTGTTAACATGCTCGCACGCCGTTTTAAAAATATCTGTGTGGTTGGGGATGCTGATCAAAGTATCTACGGCTGGCGTGGTGCGAACATGGATAACATCATGAATTTTGAAAAAGATTATCCGGAAGCTACAACGGTGATGTTGGAACAAAACTACCGTTCAACTTCAACTATTTTGGATGCTGCGAATGCCGTCATTGATAATAACAGTGTGCGCTTGCCTAAGAAATTGTGGACGGAAAACAATGAAGGCGACAAAATCACGTACTATCGTGGCCAAAGCGAAACTGACGAAGCCTTCTTCATTATTTCAAAAATCAAGGAATACGTGGAAGCTGGCACATATAACTACGGTGATTTTGCCGTGCTTTACCGGACTAACGCGCAATCACGGTCAGTCGAAGAAAATTTAGTAAAGTCAAACATTCCATATACGATGGTTGGCGGCAGTAAGTTCTATGATCGTAAAGAAATTCGCGACGTGTTAGCATACTTGACCTTAGTAACTAACCCAGCCGATAACATGAGTTTTGAACGAGTTGTTAATGAACCTAAGCGTGGTATTGGGGCAACCTCAATTGATAAATTACGCGCTTTTGCCAATGATGCGAACATGCACTTGTTGGAAGCGGCCCAAAACGTTGATTTAGCTAATGGTTTGTCAGCCCGGGCCAAGAATAGTATTGCTGAGTTTGGTATCTTGATGGATAACTTACACAAGCAACGCGAATTTTTGAACATCACGGAAATGACGGAACAAATCCTCGATAAAACGGGTTATTTGAAATTATTAAAGAGTCAAAACACGCTTGAAGCACAAGCTCGGGTTGAAAACTTGGAAGAATTTCTTTCAGTGACTAAACAATTTGATAAGAAGTATGAGCCTGAAACTGAAGACAGCGACATGTTTGTCGACTTTTTAGCTGATTTGGCGTTGGTGTCAGACTTAGATAATGTTGAAGAAGAAGCATCTGAAGTGACTTTGATGACGTTACACGCAGCTAAGGGCTTGGAATTTCCTGTCGTGTTCTTGATTGGGTTAGAAGAAGGTATTTTCCCACTTTCACGGGCAATGCTCGAAGATAACGAATTGGAAGAAGAACGCCGTTTGGCCTACGTGGGAATCACACGTGCCAAGCAAAAATTATTCATCACTAATGCATATTCACGTTTGCTATATGGTCGCACCCAAAGCAACCAAGCATCACGATTCATTAATGAAATCCCATCAGAACTAATCGAATACGCTAATCCATCAGCTGGTAGTTTTGGTGGAACCCAAGCACGCCGCGATGTACCATTTAGTGGCCGGACGCGGGCTGCAACTGCAACCACATATACCCGTCCAAAATCAACCGCAGTGGTTTCAAATGCGGGCACTGGGGCAGACAAGAAGAGTTGGAACCCCGGCGAAAAAGTGGCTCACAAAAAATGGGGCATTGGGACAGTTGTGAAGGTAAACGGTACTGGCGAAGATGCGGAACTCGATATTGCATTCCCAGAACAAGGTATCAAACGTTTACTTGCAGCCTTTGCACCAATTGAAAAGGTAGAATAG
- a CDS encoding DUF3427 domain-containing protein, with protein MEKQLLAALQHGFMQADVNMPQAFIPKLINNLPGESLLSYLQAELSTATSFTFAVAFVTEGGLLMLKSQLADLAARGIRGRLLTSTYLNFNQPKVFRELLKLSNVDVRIVADGNFHTKAYQFNHDGYQTVIVGSANLTQTALKMNTEWNVRLSSLNQGDFAQQIDTQLINLWTNAEPLTPQWITTYAENYQTPSRPQVINTKQILPKPNAMQTAALLAIQAVRQRGADKALVVSATGTGKTYLGAFDVQQVKPQKMLFVAHREQLLKQALQTFRAVLGGPASDYGILSGSQHDMRAKYLFTTVQTMAQPATHEQFDPSEFEYILIDETHRAAAPSYQRLLAYFTPTFLLGLTATPERMDGFNVYELFDYNLAYEISLQVALKEDMLVPFHYIGVADYQQGDVTIDDATDLQHLVADERVNYLVAKTAYYGYAGEQLQGLIFVSRTEEGQVLAEKLTARGIPSMYLGGQTSQAEREMAIEQLTHGQLKYLISVDIFNEGIDIPSVNQVVMMRSTQSRIVFLQQLGRGLRKEPNKAYVTVLDFIGNYQQNYLIPQAFTAKATTDKDSLRMQLRVPEVTGVSTINFEHIAQERILAAVNSVKLDANRALQLSYQQLIHKFGRVPSLLEVYRDGTLDLNTVLTKFKTYPAFIAKMTKELAPAISAEFQQQLQFVSQELVLGKRPHELLVIQALLDNNMVTTLELMAVLSGVYQSPETLDSIARVLAIKDYYTALDRKKYGVAPLVNWTGDVWAFAHQLSPFEREYLSDAVQTGLAKITSEFNLQQQFTMYQRYSRKDVLRLLNWQHDLPSLDIGGYKYDEATNTLPIFITIDKSEQQAADIAYENTFINRQTIPFFSKPQRTLQSNVEARLYDADKHHVQVEVFVKKSDDEGKLFYYLGPALANQNTSIEVQLFNERKQVQQNFVRFELLLEHEVPFDLYQALSE; from the coding sequence ATGGAAAAACAATTATTAGCAGCGTTACAGCACGGATTTATGCAAGCTGATGTCAACATGCCCCAAGCATTTATCCCCAAACTTATTAACAATTTACCAGGGGAATCGTTGTTGAGTTATCTCCAAGCAGAGTTATCCACCGCAACTTCGTTTACCTTTGCCGTTGCGTTTGTGACCGAGGGTGGTTTATTGATGCTCAAATCACAACTAGCCGATTTGGCAGCACGAGGAATTCGGGGACGCTTGCTTACTTCGACATATCTAAATTTTAATCAGCCCAAAGTTTTTCGAGAATTATTAAAACTCAGTAATGTTGATGTTCGGATTGTTGCGGATGGAAATTTTCATACGAAAGCGTACCAATTCAACCACGATGGCTATCAAACGGTCATTGTCGGCAGCGCAAATTTAACGCAAACCGCTTTGAAAATGAACACGGAGTGGAACGTACGCCTAAGTTCATTGAACCAGGGAGATTTTGCCCAGCAGATTGATACCCAACTTATTAACCTGTGGACGAACGCTGAACCACTCACACCCCAGTGGATAACTACTTACGCGGAAAATTATCAAACGCCAAGTCGTCCACAAGTTATCAACACCAAACAAATACTGCCCAAACCTAACGCAATGCAAACCGCAGCGTTGTTAGCAATTCAAGCAGTTCGCCAGCGGGGAGCGGATAAAGCGCTCGTTGTTTCAGCCACTGGGACGGGGAAAACGTATCTGGGGGCATTCGATGTGCAACAGGTAAAACCACAAAAAATGTTATTTGTGGCGCACCGTGAACAACTATTAAAACAAGCGTTACAAACATTTCGCGCAGTACTGGGTGGGCCGGCAAGCGATTATGGGATTTTAAGCGGTTCACAACATGATATGCGGGCAAAGTATTTGTTCACAACGGTACAAACGATGGCGCAACCAGCTACACATGAGCAGTTTGATCCGAGTGAATTTGAATATATATTAATTGATGAAACGCACCGAGCGGCAGCCCCATCATATCAACGGTTGTTAGCGTATTTTACGCCAACATTTTTATTGGGATTGACCGCAACGCCAGAACGGATGGATGGGTTCAATGTCTACGAACTGTTTGATTATAATTTGGCTTATGAAATCTCATTACAAGTGGCATTAAAAGAAGATATGCTGGTACCATTTCATTACATTGGGGTTGCTGATTATCAACAAGGTGACGTAACGATTGATGATGCCACGGACTTGCAACATTTGGTGGCGGATGAGCGCGTTAATTACTTGGTCGCTAAAACGGCTTACTATGGCTATGCGGGTGAACAATTGCAAGGGCTCATCTTTGTGAGTCGGACAGAAGAAGGTCAAGTATTAGCCGAGAAATTGACCGCGCGCGGCATTCCAAGTATGTATTTAGGTGGGCAAACGAGTCAAGCTGAGCGCGAAATGGCCATTGAACAATTGACGCATGGCCAACTTAAGTACTTGATTTCGGTTGATATTTTCAATGAAGGAATTGATATTCCGAGCGTAAATCAAGTTGTTATGATGCGTAGTACGCAGTCGCGGATTGTGTTCTTGCAGCAGTTGGGGCGTGGGTTACGGAAGGAACCAAATAAAGCCTACGTGACAGTTCTTGATTTTATCGGTAATTATCAACAAAATTATTTAATCCCCCAAGCGTTCACGGCTAAAGCAACAACTGATAAAGACAGCTTGCGGATGCAGTTACGTGTACCTGAGGTTACTGGGGTATCGACAATCAACTTTGAACACATCGCGCAAGAGCGAATTTTAGCGGCTGTGAATAGTGTGAAGCTTGACGCCAATCGCGCGTTACAGTTAAGTTATCAACAACTTATTCACAAATTTGGTCGGGTCCCGTCATTGCTGGAAGTTTATCGTGATGGCACTCTTGATTTAAACACCGTGTTAACTAAATTCAAAACATATCCGGCGTTTATCGCGAAGATGACGAAGGAACTTGCGCCGGCAATATCGGCTGAATTTCAGCAGCAATTACAGTTTGTTAGTCAAGAACTGGTTTTGGGCAAGCGACCACATGAATTACTAGTTATCCAAGCGTTGTTAGATAATAACATGGTTACGACGCTGGAATTGATGGCAGTTCTGAGTGGTGTGTATCAAAGCCCGGAAACATTGGACTCAATTGCCAGGGTGTTAGCTATAAAGGATTACTACACAGCGCTTGACCGGAAAAAATATGGCGTGGCACCACTCGTCAATTGGACAGGGGATGTTTGGGCATTTGCCCACCAACTTAGTCCGTTTGAACGGGAATATCTTAGTGATGCCGTACAAACTGGTTTAGCTAAAATTACTAGCGAGTTTAATCTGCAACAGCAATTCACCATGTACCAACGTTATAGTCGTAAAGACGTGTTACGTTTGTTAAATTGGCAGCATGATTTACCTAGTCTTGATATTGGTGGCTATAAGTATGATGAAGCGACGAATACATTGCCCATTTTTATTACGATTGATAAAAGTGAGCAGCAAGCGGCCGACATTGCTTATGAGAATACGTTTATTAATCGGCAAACGATTCCATTTTTTAGTAAGCCGCAAAGGACGCTCCAATCAAATGTTGAAGCTCGGTTGTATGATGCGGACAAACACCACGTACAAGTGGAAGTGTTTGTGAAAAAATCAGATGACGAAGGTAAACTCTTTTATTATCTAGGGCCGGCATTAGCGAACCAGAACACGTCAATTGAAGTTCAATTATTTAATGAGCGTAAACAAGTGCAACAAAATTTTGTCCGTTTTGAATTGTTATTGGAGCATGAAGTACCTTTTGATTTATACCAAGCGTTGAGCGAATAG
- a CDS encoding ABC transporter permease subunit, producing MNNLLKQEIYKLALKKSTKWLFGILFLLVIILGNVFSRFGGTNEYFGSYGFVGMLISIIILVNASASLMTEWNTGSIKILLSRQYSRITVFFSKLITLVLMHLALLFTAFVGMMLSRVIFFAGKSVKISWFEPVIANLLTTWMVVAITILLVVLLRSSAVALTIGMILTVGGSLISGLMTTLIAHFTFVKWLPTNMLMAGQEYRQPLLHSMTSLSVPEIVGGNLIYLVIFMGLAIWSFNKQNV from the coding sequence ATGAATAATTTATTAAAACAAGAAATCTACAAATTAGCATTGAAGAAAAGTACCAAATGGCTCTTCGGGATTTTATTCTTATTAGTTATCATTTTGGGAAATGTTTTCTCCCGCTTTGGTGGCACAAATGAATATTTTGGTTCATACGGTTTTGTTGGAATGCTCATTTCCATCATCATCCTGGTCAACGCTTCGGCAAGTTTAATGACGGAGTGGAATACCGGTTCAATCAAGATCCTCCTTTCACGTCAATATAGCCGCATCACCGTGTTCTTTAGTAAACTGATTACGTTAGTATTAATGCACTTGGCATTGCTCTTTACGGCTTTTGTCGGTATGATGCTGAGCCGTGTAATTTTCTTTGCTGGTAAATCTGTGAAGATTAGTTGGTTTGAACCCGTTATTGCTAATCTCCTGACTACTTGGATGGTTGTTGCCATCACAATTTTACTTGTCGTATTATTGCGGAGTAGCGCAGTTGCCTTGACGATTGGAATGATTTTAACGGTTGGTGGTTCACTTATTTCTGGCTTAATGACCACATTGATTGCCCACTTTACATTTGTGAAGTGGTTACCAACTAATATGTTGATGGCTGGACAAGAATATCGCCAACCACTCCTCCACAGCATGACTAGTTTATCCGTCCCAGAAATCGTTGGTGGTAACTTAATTTATCTCGTTATCTTCATGGGCTTAGCAATCTGGAGTTTTAACAAACAAAACGTTTAA
- the ligA gene encoding NAD-dependent DNA ligase LigA has translation MNALTPIEAMTAAMAEPELAKLRSQLIQWGQEYYQDDAPTVEDHVYDASYDRLVKLEAKFPELVTADSPSQQVGGRQTKQGLAKVQHPEAMLSLGDVFSVAELTEWSERTEKNAGTELTYNVELKIDGLAIALDYEAGKLVQASTRGDGLIGEDVTANVQYIKAIPKQLNEPLTIEVRGEVYMPKKAFAKLNEQREAEGLATFANPRNAAAGSLRQLDPKVTKERELSAFIYYTAQPAVLGATTQAESLERFAAIGLPTNPTNVVVADVTGFTTFIDQYTGTRDALAYGIDGVVVKVNDLNTQNELGNTVKVPKWAIAYKFPPEEATTVIRNIEWTVGRTGAVTPTAVMDPVQLAGTTVSRASLHNPDYLLAKGVRLGDTVTLHKAGDIIPEVGEVIVAERPADSVEYMIPTNCPSCDSELVHVDGEVALRCINPACPTQMQEQLTHFASRNAMNIDGLGPKIIGQLLAKGLIKDVAGLYALAFDELIMLEKFGETSANNLLTAINNSKTNSVERLLFGLGIRGVGAKAAKQVAQHFGSLLVIKEQTPEAIAEIDGLGLVIGNAIHQYFATVQADALVNELIAAGVNMDFNGRTASDLAAIDSVFAGKKVVLTGKLEQLGRTEAKNWLEDHGATVAGSVSKKTDLVIVGLDAGSKLDKANELGIEVWDEAKFVTTMNAE, from the coding sequence ATGAATGCATTAACACCAATTGAAGCAATGACTGCCGCGATGGCCGAACCAGAGTTGGCAAAACTGCGCAGTCAGCTTATTCAATGGGGACAAGAATATTATCAAGATGATGCCCCAACTGTTGAAGATCACGTCTACGATGCGTCGTATGATCGATTAGTAAAACTTGAAGCCAAGTTTCCAGAATTAGTAACGGCTGATTCACCAAGCCAACAAGTCGGTGGTCGCCAAACTAAGCAAGGTTTAGCTAAAGTCCAACACCCTGAAGCGATGCTTTCGCTAGGCGACGTATTCTCAGTCGCAGAATTAACCGAATGGTCAGAGCGCACTGAAAAAAATGCTGGTACCGAGTTAACCTATAATGTTGAATTAAAAATTGATGGTTTAGCGATTGCATTGGATTATGAAGCTGGTAAGTTAGTGCAAGCTTCAACGCGTGGAGATGGTTTGATTGGTGAAGACGTAACCGCGAATGTTCAATACATCAAAGCCATTCCTAAGCAACTAAACGAACCTTTGACAATCGAAGTCCGGGGTGAAGTTTATATGCCGAAAAAGGCGTTTGCAAAACTCAATGAACAACGGGAAGCGGAAGGATTAGCAACATTTGCTAACCCACGGAATGCCGCGGCGGGTTCTTTGCGCCAATTGGACCCTAAAGTCACTAAGGAACGTGAGCTGAGTGCGTTTATCTATTACACTGCACAACCCGCTGTCTTGGGTGCGACGACACAAGCTGAATCGCTGGAACGCTTTGCGGCCATTGGCTTGCCAACTAATCCAACCAATGTGGTAGTTGCAGATGTTACAGGATTTACGACGTTTATTGATCAATACACTGGTACGCGTGATGCACTTGCGTATGGAATTGATGGTGTGGTCGTAAAAGTTAACGATTTAAACACGCAAAACGAACTTGGGAATACAGTTAAAGTACCCAAGTGGGCGATTGCGTACAAATTTCCACCAGAAGAAGCGACTACGGTAATTCGCAATATTGAATGGACGGTTGGACGGACTGGTGCGGTCACGCCCACTGCGGTGATGGATCCGGTTCAATTAGCTGGTACGACGGTTAGTCGCGCTTCATTGCACAATCCAGATTACCTACTAGCTAAAGGGGTGCGGCTTGGTGATACGGTGACTTTGCATAAGGCTGGGGATATTATCCCTGAAGTTGGTGAAGTGATTGTAGCTGAGCGGCCAGCCGACAGTGTCGAATACATGATTCCCACTAATTGTCCATCATGTGATAGCGAATTGGTACACGTCGATGGTGAAGTTGCCCTCCGGTGTATTAACCCAGCATGCCCCACGCAAATGCAAGAACAATTGACCCACTTCGCGAGCCGTAATGCGATGAACATTGATGGCTTAGGACCAAAAATTATTGGGCAATTACTTGCTAAAGGTTTGATTAAGGATGTTGCGGGCTTGTATGCTTTAGCGTTCGATGAGCTTATTATGTTAGAGAAGTTCGGTGAAACGTCGGCCAACAACTTATTGACCGCAATTAATAATTCAAAGACCAATTCAGTTGAACGGTTATTGTTTGGGCTAGGCATCCGTGGTGTCGGTGCGAAAGCGGCTAAGCAAGTTGCACAACATTTTGGTAGCTTACTCGTAATTAAGGAGCAAACACCAGAGGCAATTGCTGAAATTGACGGCTTGGGTTTAGTAATTGGTAACGCAATTCACCAATATTTTGCGACCGTCCAAGCTGATGCATTAGTTAATGAACTGATTGCAGCGGGCGTTAACATGGACTTTAATGGTCGAACGGCTAGTGATTTAGCCGCGATTGACTCAGTCTTTGCTGGTAAGAAGGTTGTCTTAACTGGTAAACTAGAACAATTGGGACGGACTGAAGCTAAAAATTGGTTAGAAGATCATGGCGCGACAGTTGCAGGTAGTGTTTCCAAGAAAACCGATTTAGTAATTGTCGGGTTAGACGCAGGTAGTAAACTTGATAAGGCCAACGAACTCGGTATTGAAGTTTGGGATGAAGCAAAATTCGTCACGACGATGAATGCTGAGTAG
- a CDS encoding ABC transporter ATP-binding protein, with protein MVLKVNKLNTSIGSKHILHNVSFDVQPGEIVGLIGKNGAGKTTIMKSVIGLINFQSGSVTMNDTLIDMNHHAGLADIRALIEYPALYNNMTGRQHLKLYAMGENITATMMDEIIAETGIASFIDQKAKGYSLGMRQRLAIAITLLAQPKLVILDEPMNGLDPESTHEMRTLIVKLAKERGISFLVSSHLLDELSRMADRFVIIDQGAVIKTGTLEEVTSKNKAQVVLQTTDNVATEKALVALNYHVLDTPQGLNIALHGTSLNNLLHDLIAIQGIDIVHLTETSPDLESSFLDLLDAQTEANHE; from the coding sequence ATGGTTCTTAAAGTTAATAAATTAAATACTTCTATAGGAAGTAAGCATATCTTGCACAATGTTTCATTTGACGTTCAACCGGGTGAAATTGTCGGTTTAATTGGTAAAAACGGGGCTGGTAAAACAACCATCATGAAGTCCGTGATTGGGCTCATTAATTTTCAAAGCGGTTCAGTCACAATGAATGACACGCTTATTGATATGAACCACCATGCTGGTTTGGCAGATATTCGCGCACTGATTGAATATCCCGCGCTTTATAACAACATGACTGGTCGCCAACACCTAAAACTTTATGCAATGGGTGAAAACATCACGGCAACGATGATGGACGAAATCATTGCTGAAACTGGTATTGCCAGTTTCATTGATCAAAAAGCAAAAGGTTATTCACTAGGTATGCGTCAACGTTTGGCCATTGCCATCACCTTGTTAGCACAACCTAAGTTAGTAATTTTGGACGAACCAATGAATGGGCTTGATCCAGAATCAACCCACGAAATGCGGACTTTGATTGTTAAGTTAGCTAAGGAACGTGGCATTAGTTTCTTAGTTTCTAGTCACCTGTTGGACGAATTAAGCCGGATGGCCGATCGTTTTGTGATCATTGATCAAGGTGCCGTTATTAAAACTGGCACGTTAGAAGAAGTTACTAGTAAGAACAAAGCTCAGGTCGTCCTTCAAACAACTGACAATGTCGCAACTGAAAAGGCCCTCGTGGCGTTAAATTATCACGTTCTTGACACGCCACAAGGGTTAAACATCGCCCTTCATGGCACTTCGTTAAATAACTTGTTGCACGATTTAATTGCCATCCAAGGTATTGATATCGTCCACTTAACCGAAACATCACCAGACTTGGAATCATCATTCCTTGACCTACTTGATGCACAAACGGAGGCAAATCATGAATAA